From Pagrus major chromosome 6, Pma_NU_1.0, one genomic window encodes:
- the LOC140997901 gene encoding ras-related protein rab7-like, whose product MTSRKKVLLKVIILGDSGVGKTSLMNQYVNKKFSNQYKATIGADFLTKEVMVDDRLVTMQIWDTAGQERFQSLGVAFYRGADCCVLVFDVTAPNTFKTLDSWRDEFLIQASPRDPENFPFVVLGNKIDLENRQVTTKRAQAWCQSKNNIPYFETSAKEAINVEQAFQTIARNALKQETEVELYNEFPEPIKLDRNDRAKPSAESCSC is encoded by the exons ATGACATCCAGGAAGAAAGTGCTCTTGAAAGTCATCATCCTAGGAGATTCTGG tgtTGGAAAGACCTCCCTAATGAACCAGTATGTGAACAAGAAGTTTAGTAACCAGTACAAAGCGACAATAGGAGCAGACTTCCTGACCAAGGAGGTGATGGTGGACGACCGGCTTGTTACAATGCAG ATCTGGGACACAGCTGGCCAGGAGAGGTTCCAGTCTTTGGGCGTTGCCTTCTACCGTGGAGCAGACTGCTGTGTGCTGGTGTTTGACGTGACTGCACCCAACACCTTCAAGACACTCGACAGCTGGAGGGATGAGTTTCTGATCCAGGCCAGCCCACGAGATCCTGAGAACTTCCCCTTTGTCGTGCTAGGCAACAAGATTGACTTGGAGAATAGACAG GTAACCACCAAAAGGGCTCAGGCTTGGTGTCAGAGTAAGAACAACATCCCCTACTTTGAGACCAGCGCCAAAGAAGCCATTAACGTAGAACAGGCATTCCAGACAATTGCACGCAACGCCCTCAAACAA GAGACAGAGGTGGAGCTGTATAATGAATTCCCAGAGCCCATAAAACTGGATAGGAACGACAGAGCTAAACCTTCAGCAGAAAGCTGCAGCTGCTAA
- the arpc4 gene encoding actin-related protein 2/3 complex subunit 4 produces the protein MTATLRPYLNAVRATLQAALCLENFSSQVVERHNKPEVEVRSSKELLLQPVIISRNDKEKVLIEGSINSVRVSIAVKQADEIEKILCHKFMRFMMMRAENFFILRRKPVEGYDISFLITNFHTEQMYKHKLVDFVIHFMEEIDKEISEMKLSVNARARIVAEEFLKNF, from the exons ATG ACTGCAACCTTACGCCCATATCTCAATGCAGTGCGCGCTACTCTGCAGGCCGCCCTCTGCCTGGAGAATTTCTCCTCTCAAGTGGTGGAGAGACACAACAAGCCAGAGGTGGAAGTACG GAGTAGTAAAgagcttctcctccagcctgTGATCATCAGTCGTAATGACAAAGAGAAAGTTCTGATTGAGGGCTCCATCAACTCTGTTAGAGTCAGCATCGCTGTCAAGCAG GCAGATGAGATTGAGAAGATTCTGTGCCATAAGTTCATGCGTTTCATGATGATGAGAGCAGAGAACTTCTTCATCCTGAGGAGGAAACCAGTGGAG GGCTAtgacatcagttttctcatcaCCAACTTCCACACAGAGCAgatgtacaaacacaaactggtGGACTTTGTCATTCATTTCATGGAGGAAATTGACAAGGAGATCAGTGAAATGAAACTGTCCGTCAACGCCAGGGCTCGTATCGTCGCTGAGGAGTTCCTCAAAAAT ttctga